A single window of Verrucomicrobiia bacterium DNA harbors:
- a CDS encoding RnfABCDGE type electron transport complex subunit C → MRGVKIPARNQSTLISWTLKRIKAPSRVRLFLKPSPDYPASIPCVNPGDRVLAGQKIAGAGQGAFPIFSSVSGKVVQRADFQHPWLGSRPALEIAGDDRHETAPGIGHERPRWPELDPGALADILFESGVMELDQSGLSLSGSLERARRHKIHTVVVNGCESQPYVTTDHALLMSHSLEVVKGAEILRKILGAEKIIVTLQSDALEVAELVKSKIFFLKWAHAEVRVLPARHPQEMVLPLAQELWNKDFSPQVRERIRIGTGDGTFALQSVLHEFGASVHNAGTAHAVYEAVALQKPFYERPATVGGECVIEPRNLWLPLGISAEDAIKACRGLMREPKAVLFGGPMLGKALPSLDMPVTAGVRAVLALSKESVSVPPAEACIHCGRCVEACPVDISPAMITLAAENGLYEETRDWGVDYCIDCGNCTYVCPAKRPMQDLIGLARLGLMAREQDVAAVPEQTGEGVYEEAQKE, encoded by the coding sequence ATGCGCGGCGTTAAAATCCCTGCTCGAAACCAATCCACGCTGATCAGCTGGACCTTGAAAAGAATCAAGGCGCCATCCCGCGTCCGCCTGTTTCTGAAACCATCTCCCGATTATCCGGCCAGCATTCCTTGCGTGAATCCCGGCGACCGCGTGCTTGCCGGACAAAAGATCGCGGGCGCCGGCCAGGGCGCTTTCCCCATTTTTTCCAGCGTGTCCGGCAAAGTCGTCCAGCGCGCGGATTTTCAACATCCCTGGCTCGGCTCCAGGCCGGCGCTCGAGATCGCGGGCGACGACCGCCACGAAACAGCCCCGGGCATCGGGCACGAAAGGCCCCGCTGGCCGGAGCTTGACCCCGGCGCTTTAGCCGACATTCTTTTTGAATCGGGCGTCATGGAGCTGGATCAGAGCGGCTTGAGCCTCTCGGGTTCGCTTGAGCGCGCGCGGCGGCATAAAATCCACACGGTCGTCGTGAACGGCTGCGAATCGCAGCCCTACGTCACCACCGATCATGCGCTGCTCATGTCGCACAGCCTGGAAGTCGTGAAAGGCGCGGAGATCCTGCGGAAGATCCTGGGCGCGGAAAAAATCATCGTGACGCTTCAGAGCGATGCCCTGGAGGTCGCGGAGCTGGTCAAAAGCAAAATTTTCTTTTTAAAGTGGGCGCACGCGGAAGTGCGCGTCCTGCCCGCGCGGCATCCGCAGGAAATGGTGCTGCCGCTCGCGCAGGAGCTCTGGAATAAGGATTTTTCCCCGCAAGTGCGCGAAAGAATACGGATCGGGACCGGTGACGGAACTTTCGCCCTGCAAAGTGTTCTCCATGAGTTCGGCGCGAGCGTCCACAATGCCGGGACGGCCCATGCTGTTTACGAAGCCGTGGCCCTGCAAAAACCATTTTACGAAAGGCCCGCGACGGTCGGCGGCGAATGCGTGATCGAACCCCGAAATCTTTGGCTGCCGCTCGGCATTTCCGCGGAAGACGCGATCAAGGCCTGCCGCGGGCTCATGCGCGAACCCAAGGCAGTCCTTTTCGGTGGGCCCATGCTGGGCAAGGCCTTGCCTTCACTCGATATGCCGGTGACGGCGGGCGTGCGCGCCGTGCTGGCGCTTTCTAAAGAATCTGTTTCTGTGCCTCCGGCGGAAGCCTGCATCCACTGCGGCCGCTGCGTGGAGGCGTGCCCCGTGGACATTTCGCCGGCCATGATTACGCTTGCCGCGGAAAACGGGCTCTATGAAGAAACGCGGGACTGGGGCGTAGATTACTGCATCGACTGCGGCAATTGCACGTACGTGTGCCCGGCCAAGAGGCCCATGCAGGATCTCATCGGGCTTGCCCGTTTAGGTTTGATGGCGCGGGAACAGGACGTTGCCGCGGTGCCGGAACAAACCGGTGAAGGCGTTTACGAGGAAGCTCAGAAAGAGTAG